In Flavobacterium gelatinilyticum, a genomic segment contains:
- a CDS encoding ABC transporter permease has product MNFPLYIAKRYLFSKSKNNAINIINRIASMGIIVGTMALFVVLSVFSGLKVFSLSFTNEIDPDLKMTTMYGKSFFISPEQENQIKKINGVASYTKIIEERVLFLFKDKQHVTYLKGVDSLYPVVNNIKVKLFNGRWLKPDSYQVVIGYGIAQDFSMGILDFENPLQVFAPKPGKGAIENPEEAFNKTDVLPVGIYSISEELDSKYVFADLGLVQDLLMYKSNQISGMEFHLKENADESAVIAQLKNIFKDKVTLKNRAQLNESLYKMLNTENIAVYLIFTLVIIVALFNLIGALIMMILDKKGNLKTLFNLGTEINSLRKIFLLQGTLLSIFGGLIGLALGIILVILQQQYELIMITQTLAYPVVFTLENVLIVMATIISLGFAASLIASSRVSKKLLD; this is encoded by the coding sequence TTGAATTTCCCCTTATACATAGCCAAGCGTTATCTCTTTAGCAAAAGCAAAAATAATGCAATCAATATCATCAATAGAATTGCCAGTATGGGAATCATTGTTGGTACAATGGCTTTGTTTGTGGTTTTATCTGTTTTTAGCGGTCTGAAGGTTTTCAGTTTGTCTTTTACAAATGAGATTGATCCTGATTTGAAAATGACAACTATGTATGGCAAATCATTTTTTATTTCGCCGGAACAGGAAAACCAAATAAAAAAAATAAACGGTGTTGCCTCTTACACCAAAATCATAGAAGAACGGGTTTTGTTTTTGTTTAAAGACAAACAACACGTTACCTATTTAAAAGGAGTCGACAGCCTTTATCCTGTAGTTAATAATATTAAGGTAAAACTTTTTAACGGCCGATGGTTAAAACCGGATTCTTATCAGGTTGTTATTGGGTACGGAATTGCACAGGATTTTTCGATGGGAATTCTGGATTTTGAAAATCCGCTTCAGGTATTTGCACCAAAACCGGGAAAAGGAGCAATAGAAAATCCTGAAGAAGCTTTTAATAAAACAGATGTACTGCCGGTTGGAATTTATTCTATCAGTGAAGAACTGGATTCAAAATATGTTTTCGCAGATTTAGGTTTGGTTCAGGATTTATTGATGTATAAATCAAATCAGATTTCAGGAATGGAATTTCACCTCAAAGAAAATGCAGATGAAAGTGCCGTTATAGCCCAGCTGAAAAACATTTTTAAAGATAAAGTTACTTTAAAAAACAGGGCCCAGCTTAACGAATCTTTATATAAAATGCTTAATACAGAGAATATTGCTGTTTACCTCATTTTTACTCTCGTTATTATTGTGGCACTTTTTAATTTGATTGGCGCTTTGATTATGATGATCTTAGATAAAAAAGGAAACCTTAAAACCCTTTTTAATCTGGGAACCGAAATAAACAGTCTAAGAAAAATATTTTTACTGCAGGGAACTCTGCTAAGTATTTTTGGCGGTCTGATCGGACTTGCTTTGGGAATTATTTTAGTCATTTTACAACAACAATACGAGCTAATAATGATTACACAAACATTAGCATATCCTGTAGTTTTTACACTCGAAAATGTCCTGATTGTTATGGCGACTATTATTTCTCTTGGATTTGCTGCCTCACTTATTGCAAGCAGCCGTGTAAGTAAAAAGTTATTAGATTAA
- a CDS encoding C45 family autoproteolytic acyltransferase/hydolase, with the protein MKNRIFYLFLIGFLSLLTSCGTSKSKKHTPDITAFNNSKPVVEKLSDSRFLSGKNSFLKNKQGLWELYVEGDPLEIGLSTGALTDSLLQKQQRIFFSKITDLIPSKFQQKLLRHFLKWYNRKLYLNVPDEYQTEIYGVSQYTSNEFDNIAPQYQRGLYLHAAHDIGHALQDLALVGCSSFAAWNEKSEDGNLILARNFDFYVNDAFAENKIAAFIKPEQGFPFMMVTWPGMIGAVSGMNLEGLTVTINASKSKIPLSAKTPISILTREILQHAKNLDEAIAIAKKRKVFVSESIMVGSANDNKAILIEVSPNKMDVYDVPNSDRLICSNHFQGEAFAGDKRNMEQIANSHSEYRYERMQELLSENSKVNPEIASKILRNKDGLKNEILGFGNEKALNQLLAHHGIIFKPKEKLVWVSANPFQLGEFVCYDLNSIFGENQNTTKSFQKENLNIAKDPFLETAAFQNFKKFKIEDHKLDSILEKKGTVAPEFLQNYQALNPNYWVVYYKTGLYFYQKKEFLQAKLNFEKALTHEITTVPQKEEVEKYLKKVKRKLQ; encoded by the coding sequence ATGAAAAACCGAATTTTTTACCTCTTCCTTATCGGTTTTTTAAGCTTGCTGACTTCCTGCGGTACTTCAAAATCAAAAAAACATACGCCTGATATTACGGCTTTCAACAATTCAAAACCTGTTGTTGAGAAATTATCAGACAGTCGTTTTCTTTCCGGAAAAAATTCGTTTTTAAAAAATAAACAAGGTCTTTGGGAATTGTATGTCGAAGGAGATCCGCTCGAAATTGGACTTTCAACCGGCGCTTTGACTGATTCGCTTTTGCAAAAACAACAACGTATTTTTTTCTCTAAAATAACCGATCTTATTCCTTCAAAATTTCAGCAGAAACTGCTTCGCCATTTTCTAAAATGGTACAATCGCAAACTGTATTTAAATGTTCCCGACGAATATCAAACGGAGATTTACGGCGTTTCTCAATATACTTCAAATGAATTTGACAATATCGCGCCACAATATCAACGCGGTTTGTATTTGCATGCGGCACACGATATTGGTCACGCGTTGCAGGATTTGGCTTTGGTCGGCTGTTCGTCTTTTGCTGCTTGGAATGAAAAATCGGAAGATGGAAATTTAATCTTAGCACGAAATTTTGATTTTTATGTAAATGACGCTTTCGCGGAAAATAAAATTGCAGCCTTTATCAAACCAGAACAAGGATTTCCGTTTATGATGGTGACTTGGCCAGGAATGATTGGTGCCGTTTCCGGAATGAATCTCGAAGGTTTGACCGTTACCATAAACGCTTCAAAATCTAAAATTCCGCTTAGCGCGAAAACTCCGATTTCGATTTTAACTCGTGAAATTTTACAGCACGCCAAAAATCTGGATGAAGCAATTGCTATTGCAAAAAAACGAAAAGTATTTGTTTCTGAATCGATTATGGTTGGAAGTGCAAACGATAACAAAGCAATTCTAATTGAAGTTTCTCCCAATAAAATGGATGTTTACGATGTTCCAAACAGCGATCGATTAATTTGTTCAAATCATTTTCAAGGCGAAGCTTTTGCAGGAGACAAACGAAATATGGAGCAAATTGCCAACAGCCATTCTGAGTATCGCTATGAAAGAATGCAGGAATTGCTGTCTGAAAATTCAAAAGTAAATCCTGAAATCGCTTCGAAAATTCTTCGAAATAAAGACGGTTTAAAAAATGAAATTTTGGGTTTTGGCAACGAAAAAGCATTAAATCAGCTTTTGGCACATCACGGAATTATCTTTAAACCAAAAGAAAAATTGGTTTGGGTTTCGGCAAATCCGTTTCAATTGGGCGAATTTGTTTGTTATGATTTGAATTCGATTTTTGGTGAAAACCAAAATACAACAAAATCATTTCAGAAAGAAAATCTGAATATTGCCAAAGATCCTTTCTTGGAAACGGCTGCTTTTCAGAATTTTAAAAAATTTAAAATTGAAGATCATAAATTAGATTCGATTTTAGAAAAAAAAGGAACTGTTGCTCCAGAGTTTCTTCAGAATTATCAAGCGTTAAACCCCAATTATTGGGTTGTATATTATAAGACAGGATTGTACTTTTACCAAAAAAAGGAATTTCTTCAGGCAAAGCTGAATTTTGAAAAGGCTTTAACCCACGAAATCACTACAGTTCCTCAGAAGGAAGAAGTTGAAAAATATTTAAAAAAAGTCAAAAGAAAATTACAATGA
- a CDS encoding phenylacetate--CoA ligase family protein, with the protein MIPAIEKDSLEEIKIFQEKKLVELLEYISENSPFYKRLFAGQNIDISKVKTLEDLQFLPVTTKEDLQQYNDDFLCVPQHKIIDYATTSGTLGDPVTFGLTDSDLDRLAYNEAISFACAGIAEGDVVQLMTTIDRKFMAGLAYFLGLRKLKVGVIRVGAGIPEMQWDSILKYNPSYLITVPSFLLKLIEYAEMHGIDYNNSSIKGAICIGESLREQDFSMNILSKKITDKWKIKLFSTYASTEMSTAFTECEHGKGGHHHPELIIVEVLDENNIPVKNGETGELTFTTLGIEAMPLLRFKTGDIVQFHDEPCECGRNTLRVGPVVGRKKQMIKYKGTTLYPPAMNDVLSSFDNIENHLIEISTNDLGTDEIVIKIAVKNQSPEFLQEIKDHFRAKLRVTPKIEFVPKEILNPIVFNPMSRKPIRFFDYR; encoded by the coding sequence ATGATTCCAGCAATAGAAAAAGATTCTTTAGAAGAAATTAAAATTTTTCAGGAAAAAAAATTAGTTGAACTTCTAGAATATATCAGTGAGAATTCTCCTTTTTACAAAAGACTTTTTGCTGGACAAAATATTGATATTTCGAAAGTTAAAACGCTGGAAGATTTACAGTTTTTGCCTGTTACAACCAAAGAAGATTTACAACAATATAACGATGATTTTTTGTGTGTTCCGCAACATAAAATTATCGATTACGCTACAACATCCGGGACTTTAGGAGATCCTGTTACTTTTGGTTTAACCGATTCTGATTTAGACAGACTGGCTTATAATGAAGCCATTTCGTTTGCCTGCGCTGGAATTGCAGAAGGAGATGTGGTACAATTAATGACTACAATTGATAGAAAATTTATGGCTGGTTTGGCTTATTTTCTTGGTCTTCGAAAATTGAAAGTTGGAGTTATCCGTGTTGGCGCTGGAATTCCGGAAATGCAATGGGATTCAATTTTAAAATACAATCCGAGTTATTTAATTACGGTTCCTTCTTTTCTTTTGAAATTAATTGAATACGCCGAAATGCACGGAATCGATTATAATAATTCGAGCATAAAAGGCGCAATCTGCATTGGAGAATCTTTGAGAGAACAGGATTTTTCGATGAATATTCTATCGAAAAAAATCACGGATAAATGGAAAATTAAGTTGTTTTCGACTTATGCTTCTACAGAAATGAGCACCGCTTTTACAGAATGCGAACATGGAAAAGGCGGGCATCATCATCCGGAATTAATTATTGTTGAAGTTCTGGACGAAAATAATATCCCGGTTAAAAACGGCGAAACCGGCGAACTTACTTTTACTACTTTAGGTATTGAAGCAATGCCTTTACTTCGTTTTAAAACGGGAGATATTGTACAGTTTCATGATGAACCTTGCGAATGCGGACGAAATACGTTGCGCGTAGGTCCAGTCGTTGGGCGTAAAAAGCAAATGATCAAATATAAGGGAACAACCTTGTATCCGCCTGCTATGAATGATGTTTTGAGCAGTTTTGATAATATCGAAAATCATCTTATCGAAATCTCTACCAATGATTTAGGTACAGATGAAATCGTGATTAAAATTGCGGTGAAAAACCAATCTCCAGAATTTTTACAGGAAATAAAAGATCACTTTAGAGCTAAATTAAGAGTAACTCCAAAAATAGAATTTGTTCCAAAAGAAATTCTAAATCCGATAGTTTTTAATCCAATGAGTCGAAAACCAATTCGATTTTTTGATTACCGATAA
- the dusB gene encoding tRNA dihydrouridine synthase DusB has translation MVKIGNIELPEFPLLLAPMEDVSDPPFRRLCKTHGADMMYSEFISSEGLIRDAIKSRMKLDIFDYERPVGIQIFGGDEEAMEMSSKIVSTVKPDLVDINFGCPVKKVVCRGAGAGVLKDVDLMVRLTQAVIKGTNLPVTVKTRLGWDENSINIDEVAERLQDIGVQALTIHARTRAQMYKGHSDWSHIARVKNNPRITMPIFGNGDIDSPEKALKYKNEYGIDGIMIGRAAIGYPWIFNEIKHYFKTGEHLPAPTVIDRVEAARNHLQWSMDWKGERLGIVEMRRHYTNYFKGIHSFKEFKQKLVTTDAPEDLFAIMKEIEQVYAGYEFV, from the coding sequence ATGGTCAAGATTGGCAACATAGAATTACCCGAATTTCCTTTATTACTAGCACCGATGGAAGACGTTAGTGATCCGCCGTTTCGCAGATTATGCAAAACGCACGGTGCTGACATGATGTACTCTGAATTTATTTCATCGGAAGGATTGATTCGTGATGCTATTAAAAGCCGTATGAAGCTGGATATTTTTGATTACGAACGTCCGGTTGGAATCCAGATTTTTGGTGGTGATGAAGAGGCCATGGAAATGTCGTCTAAAATTGTTTCTACTGTAAAACCGGATTTGGTTGATATCAATTTTGGATGTCCGGTAAAAAAAGTAGTCTGCAGAGGTGCAGGAGCCGGAGTTTTAAAAGATGTTGATTTAATGGTTCGTTTAACTCAAGCCGTTATCAAGGGAACTAATTTGCCTGTTACGGTAAAAACGCGTTTAGGCTGGGATGAAAACTCTATTAATATTGATGAAGTTGCTGAAAGACTTCAGGATATTGGAGTTCAGGCTTTAACGATTCACGCCAGAACCCGTGCTCAAATGTACAAAGGTCATTCTGACTGGTCGCACATTGCCCGAGTAAAAAACAACCCAAGAATTACAATGCCTATTTTCGGAAATGGCGATATTGACAGCCCGGAAAAAGCATTAAAATATAAAAACGAATACGGAATTGACGGTATCATGATTGGTCGTGCTGCGATTGGTTATCCGTGGATTTTTAATGAAATAAAACACTATTTTAAAACGGGTGAACACTTACCTGCTCCAACGGTTATTGATCGTGTTGAAGCAGCCAGAAATCATTTGCAATGGTCAATGGACTGGAAAGGCGAACGTCTTGGAATTGTAGAAATGCGCCGCCATTATACTAATTATTTCAAAGGAATCCATTCGTTTAAAGAATTCAAACAAAAATTAGTTACTACTGACGCTCCTGAAGATTTATTCGCTATTATGAAAGAAATCGAACAGGTTTATGCAGGATACGAATTTGTTTAA
- the rbfA gene encoding 30S ribosome-binding factor RbfA, protein METNRQKKIGTVIQKDLVDILQGEVRKNGISNLVISVSKVSVTTDLSVATVYLSIFPQEKAKETLEGIKSNTTLIKHDLSQRVRLQLRRVPNLVFFIDDSLDYIEKIDNALAGKENPIENRDLLDKRRKS, encoded by the coding sequence ATGGAAACAAATAGACAGAAAAAAATAGGCACTGTAATCCAGAAGGATCTGGTTGACATTCTGCAGGGTGAAGTGAGAAAAAATGGAATTAGCAATTTGGTAATTTCGGTATCCAAAGTAAGTGTTACTACAGACTTATCTGTGGCAACAGTATATTTAAGTATTTTTCCTCAGGAAAAAGCAAAAGAAACATTAGAAGGAATAAAATCAAATACAACTTTAATAAAACATGACTTGTCACAGCGTGTTCGCCTGCAGCTGCGTCGTGTACCCAATCTGGTTTTCTTTATCGATGATTCATTAGATTATATCGAGAAAATAGACAATGCTTTAGCAGGAAAAGAAAACCCAATAGAAAACCGTGATCTTTTAGATAAAAGAAGAAAATCATAA
- a CDS encoding CBS domain-containing protein, whose translation MKKREPISHIMTKTVVTVNLNDDLTQVVDKLKSNSIRHIPVVNGKKVVGIISRTDINRLTFGALFEGQEGSDEAVLQMLTIPQVMTAKPKTVTSTAIIRDLAEIFSKEEFHALPVVDNDELKGIVTTTDVIRYFLEQYD comes from the coding sequence ATGAAAAAGAGAGAACCAATCAGCCACATTATGACCAAAACTGTGGTAACTGTAAATCTAAATGATGATTTGACTCAGGTAGTAGACAAACTAAAATCAAATTCAATCCGACACATTCCGGTTGTTAACGGTAAAAAAGTAGTCGGGATTATAAGCCGTACCGATATTAACCGACTTACTTTTGGTGCTTTATTCGAAGGACAGGAAGGCAGTGACGAAGCGGTATTACAAATGCTGACTATTCCGCAGGTAATGACCGCCAAACCTAAAACAGTTACTTCGACTGCCATTATCAGGGATTTGGCTGAAATTTTTTCGAAAGAAGAATTTCATGCACTTCCTGTTGTAGATAATGATGAGCTGAAAGGAATTGTAACTACAACAGATGTTATTAGATATTTTCTGGAACAA
- a CDS encoding DUF6934 family protein: protein MIKINLENTFEAIYVSANFDQYIFESALKDDTIIQLKVKFTNIAESLLPNVYNLAFGPFDVNGKINDSINLKHKDSNKVFSTIILFAITFLKNNPRMTIGIDGSDDLRANLYHRMFRYNYKDLQDFLVIIGVDWYVRLLRNGTIELDDNGLVFFKPKPEPFDFQRKTNDLYRYYMFNLNQ, encoded by the coding sequence ATGATTAAAATTAATTTAGAAAACACTTTTGAAGCAATATATGTGAGTGCGAATTTTGATCAATACATTTTTGAATCTGCATTAAAAGATGATACCATAATTCAACTTAAAGTTAAGTTTACAAATATCGCTGAATCATTATTACCGAATGTTTATAATTTAGCTTTTGGTCCATTTGATGTAAATGGAAAAATTAATGATTCTATAAATCTTAAACACAAGGATAGTAATAAAGTCTTTTCCACAATTATTTTATTTGCGATAACTTTTTTAAAAAACAATCCTCGTATGACAATTGGTATTGATGGTTCAGATGATTTAAGAGCTAATCTCTATCATCGAATGTTTAGATATAATTACAAAGATTTACAAGATTTTTTAGTGATTATTGGAGTGGATTGGTATGTAAGATTACTTAGAAATGGAACAATTGAATTAGATGATAATGGATTGGTATTTTTTAAACCAAAACCAGAACCTTTTGATTTTCAAAGAAAAACTAATGATCTTTACAGATATTATATGTTTAATTTAAATCAATAA
- a CDS encoding MATE family efflux transporter, whose product MTETTIKKSFFSKFFTTLKQALKGDESFDYTAGSIKKAVILLAIPMVLEMMMESVFALVDLYFVGHLEHSSFAIQTVGLTESVLTVIYSIAIGMSMAATAVVARRIGEKDPVAAAKAGMQAIIVAFAVNCVLSIFGIIYAKDILILMGSSIESAEHGFVFTQIMIGSSLCIMLLFLINGIFRGAGNAAIAMKSLWIANICNIILCPILINGFGPVPAFGLVGAALATTIGRSIGVIYQVYHLFFGNGILKIKIPYFAPDFTQIKALVKIAAPGILQFVIASCSWIFLAQLVATTGGDHGSAGYQTALRIMMFFILPAWGLSNAAATLVGQNLGAKQIERAEKSVYTTARYNVIFMASIMIITLGFGQYIISFFTNDEQVKTVAIEALQIMSIGFIFYGIGMVLINTFNGAGDTWTPTGINFFGFWLFQIPLAYVLAKHFNMGPTGVFIAIPVAETAITLAGIFFYKRGKWKRVQV is encoded by the coding sequence ATGACAGAAACAACTATAAAGAAAAGTTTCTTTTCTAAATTTTTTACCACATTAAAACAAGCCTTAAAAGGAGACGAATCATTCGATTATACTGCCGGAAGTATTAAAAAAGCCGTAATTCTGCTGGCCATTCCCATGGTTTTGGAAATGATGATGGAATCGGTTTTTGCTTTGGTCGATTTGTATTTTGTAGGCCATTTGGAACACAGCAGTTTTGCGATTCAGACTGTTGGTTTAACCGAATCTGTATTAACCGTTATTTATTCAATTGCCATCGGAATGAGTATGGCCGCAACCGCAGTGGTAGCAAGACGAATTGGAGAAAAAGATCCTGTCGCCGCCGCAAAAGCCGGAATGCAGGCAATAATCGTAGCATTTGCTGTGAACTGTGTTTTGAGTATTTTCGGAATTATTTATGCAAAAGATATTTTGATTTTAATGGGTTCCTCAATAGAATCAGCCGAGCACGGTTTCGTATTTACCCAAATCATGATTGGTTCGAGTTTGTGTATTATGCTTTTGTTTCTAATCAACGGAATTTTCCGCGGAGCAGGAAATGCTGCAATCGCTATGAAAAGTCTTTGGATTGCTAACATCTGCAATATCATTTTATGTCCGATTTTAATTAATGGTTTCGGACCCGTTCCGGCTTTTGGATTAGTCGGCGCTGCTTTGGCAACTACTATTGGAAGAAGTATTGGAGTTATATATCAGGTATATCATTTATTTTTCGGAAATGGAATTTTAAAAATCAAAATTCCATATTTTGCTCCAGATTTTACACAAATAAAAGCATTAGTTAAAATTGCTGCACCGGGAATTTTACAATTTGTAATCGCTTCCTGCAGCTGGATTTTCCTGGCACAATTAGTAGCAACAACAGGAGGCGACCATGGTTCTGCGGGTTATCAGACGGCATTGAGAATTATGATGTTTTTCATTCTTCCTGCCTGGGGATTAAGTAATGCGGCAGCCACTTTAGTGGGGCAGAATTTAGGAGCCAAACAAATTGAACGCGCTGAAAAATCGGTTTATACAACAGCAAGATATAATGTAATTTTCATGGCTTCGATTATGATAATTACTTTGGGTTTTGGACAATATATTATTTCGTTTTTCACGAATGATGAACAGGTAAAAACCGTTGCGATAGAAGCATTGCAAATCATGAGTATCGGATTTATTTTCTACGGAATAGGTATGGTTCTAATTAATACGTTTAATGGAGCAGGAGATACCTGGACACCAACCGGAATTAATTTCTTTGGGTTTTGGCTGTTCCAGATTCCATTAGCTTACGTATTGGCAAAACATTTCAATATGGGACCAACCGGAGTTTTTATCGCTATTCCGGTTGCCGAAACTGCCATAACCTTAGCCGGAATCTTTTTCTATAAAAGAGGAAAGTGGAAACGAGTTCAAGTCTAA